The Methanocalculus alkaliphilus genome window below encodes:
- a CDS encoding DEAD/DEAH box helicase, which yields MEEPKKFSDFSISQDLLKAVADMGFEEATPIQSMAIPHILEGKDITGQAQTGTGKTAAFGLPLIEMIDPDNRDVQALVLAPTRELAIQIAEEFARFGQYRKGISIVPVYGGQPIERQFRALRAGAQIVIGTPGRIMDHMERKTLSVANLRFVVLDEADQMLDMGFRDDIARILKSSPKGRQTLLFSATMPSAILDLSKKYQKNPEFIKVVHAEMTVPQIEQYYLEVKDRQKLDVLCNLIDIQNPDLAMVFCNTKRAVDDVTSRLQARGYFADALHGDMKQTQRDRVMGKFRKRQIDILVATDVAARGLDISEIDTVFNYDVPQDVEYYIHRIGRTARAGRAGSSFSFVAPKEIYKLREIQRFAKIKIVRMALPTPDDVEASQARVLIDKVKEVCETGLGERFIPHVEQALEEGLTCIEIATALMKIHLGGRDTEERTYGNEGGTIEPGMARLRISIGKDRQIRAKDIVGAIAGETGLPGRSIGAIDIYETFTYVDVPAENAREVVEIMKDRTIRGLTVEISRVETKN from the coding sequence ATGGAAGAACCAAAAAAATTTTCGGATTTTTCAATATCCCAGGACCTCCTCAAGGCCGTTGCGGATATGGGCTTTGAAGAGGCGACACCAATTCAGTCGATGGCAATCCCTCACATTCTTGAAGGGAAAGATATCACCGGCCAGGCACAAACCGGAACCGGAAAGACCGCTGCTTTCGGCCTCCCTCTCATCGAGATGATCGATCCCGACAACCGCGATGTCCAGGCACTCGTCCTGGCACCGACCCGGGAACTTGCAATACAGATTGCAGAAGAGTTTGCACGTTTTGGCCAGTATAGAAAAGGCATCTCAATTGTTCCCGTCTATGGCGGACAGCCAATCGAGCGGCAGTTCCGGGCACTTCGGGCTGGAGCACAGATCGTTATCGGAACGCCCGGCCGTATCATGGATCACATGGAGCGCAAGACCCTCAGCGTCGCCAATCTTCGCTTTGTCGTTCTCGACGAAGCAGACCAGATGCTTGACATGGGATTCCGTGACGACATCGCACGTATCCTGAAGTCATCGCCAAAGGGAAGGCAGACACTCCTCTTCTCGGCAACGATGCCCTCCGCAATCCTGGATCTCTCCAAGAAATACCAGAAGAACCCCGAGTTCATCAAGGTTGTTCATGCTGAGATGACTGTTCCCCAGATAGAACAGTACTATCTTGAGGTCAAAGACCGGCAGAAACTCGATGTCCTCTGTAATCTGATCGACATCCAGAATCCCGATCTTGCCATGGTCTTCTGCAACACGAAGCGTGCCGTCGATGATGTCACATCACGGCTCCAGGCACGTGGATACTTCGCCGACGCACTCCATGGCGACATGAAGCAGACCCAGCGGGATCGCGTCATGGGGAAGTTCCGGAAGAGGCAGATCGATATTCTGGTTGCAACTGATGTTGCGGCACGCGGCCTTGATATCAGTGAGATCGATACCGTATTCAACTACGATGTTCCGCAGGATGTTGAGTATTATATTCACCGTATCGGGCGGACGGCCCGGGCAGGCCGGGCAGGATCCTCATTCTCATTTGTTGCACCAAAAGAGATCTATAAACTCCGCGAGATCCAGAGGTTCGCAAAGATCAAGATCGTCCGGATGGCCCTTCCAACACCCGATGATGTCGAGGCATCACAGGCACGTGTCCTCATCGATAAAGTGAAGGAAGTCTGTGAGACCGGGCTTGGCGAACGATTCATCCCCCATGTAGAGCAGGCACTGGAAGAAGGTCTTACCTGTATCGAGATTGCCACTGCACTTATGAAGATCCATCTTGGCGGACGTGATACCGAGGAGCGGACCTATGGCAATGAGGGAGGCACAATTGAACCGGGTATGGCACGGCTCCGTATATCAATCGGAAAAGACCGCCAGATCAGGGCAAAGGATATTGTTGGCGCTATTGCAGGTGAGACCGGTCTTCCGGGACGATCCATTGGTGCAATCGATATCTATGAGACCTTCACCTATGTCGATGTCCCTGCGGAGAATGCACGGGAAGTTGTCGAGATAATGAAGGATAGAACAATTCGTGGGCTCACTGTTGAGATATCACGGGTTGAAACAAAGAACTAA
- a CDS encoding L-lactate MFS transporter: MHDKHILGLPVERGRWLYVLLGLIINICLGSIYAWSVFVRPLTDYFITDLGKTVTSNEILMPFSVFLAAFAIAMPLTGKYIDQWGPRKTTIVGGLLTGLGWLLASMVTSVEMLYLVYGVIGGAGVGIAYGVPVALATRWFPDKRGFAVGLALLGFGFSAFISANIAGYLIPLIGVMDTFRVFGVAFLVIITLCALPLRFPEPGYAPPGWRPAPSAIAETCECDRSQMIRTPTFYGLWICYFIGCLAGLMAISIAQPVGVEVVGIAPVLATALVGVFAIFNGGGRPFFGWLTDFLRPARAAVISFLLIAGASMMLWVAPSQITYIIAFCLLWGCLGGWLAIAPTATARFFGTCDYPRCYGLVFLAYGAGAIAGPQLAGFIRDSTGSYLGVFPYIIGLAVIGALIGHFLLKPINSR; the protein is encoded by the coding sequence ATGCATGATAAACACATACTCGGACTCCCGGTAGAGCGTGGGCGCTGGCTCTACGTTCTGCTCGGGTTGATCATCAATATCTGTCTTGGAAGCATCTATGCATGGAGTGTCTTTGTCAGACCTCTGACAGACTACTTCATCACTGATCTCGGAAAGACGGTGACCTCAAACGAGATCCTGATGCCTTTTTCGGTCTTCCTTGCAGCATTTGCCATAGCGATGCCACTGACAGGGAAGTACATCGATCAATGGGGACCCAGGAAGACAACCATCGTCGGAGGGTTGCTCACCGGGCTTGGCTGGCTGCTGGCATCAATGGTAACATCTGTTGAGATGCTCTATCTCGTCTATGGTGTGATCGGTGGTGCAGGAGTCGGGATCGCCTATGGCGTACCTGTCGCTCTTGCCACACGCTGGTTCCCGGACAAGCGTGGTTTTGCCGTCGGGCTTGCACTGCTTGGATTTGGGTTTTCAGCATTCATATCAGCAAACATCGCCGGATACCTCATCCCGCTCATTGGAGTGATGGACACATTCCGGGTCTTTGGTGTTGCATTCCTCGTCATCATCACGCTCTGTGCACTCCCGCTCAGATTTCCTGAGCCAGGGTATGCACCTCCGGGCTGGAGACCTGCCCCATCAGCGATTGCTGAGACCTGCGAGTGCGATAGATCCCAGATGATCAGGACCCCGACCTTCTATGGGCTCTGGATCTGCTACTTCATCGGCTGTCTCGCCGGGTTGATGGCGATATCCATCGCTCAGCCGGTCGGAGTCGAGGTGGTTGGGATCGCTCCGGTACTTGCAACAGCACTCGTCGGGGTCTTTGCCATCTTTAACGGAGGAGGGCGCCCCTTCTTTGGATGGCTGACGGATTTCCTCAGACCGGCCCGGGCGGCAGTTATATCCTTCCTGCTGATCGCAGGTGCCTCGATGATGCTCTGGGTTGCTCCCTCTCAGATCACCTACATCATCGCATTCTGTCTTCTCTGGGGATGCCTGGGCGGATGGCTTGCCATAGCACCGACAGCGACCGCACGGTTCTTTGGAACCTGTGACTATCCGCGGTGTTACGGACTTGTCTTCCTTGCCTATGGTGCGGGTGCCATCGCCGGTCCTCAGCTTGCCGGGTTTATCAGAGACTCTACGGGAAGTTACCTTGGAGTTTTCCCCTATATTATCGGCCTGGCGGTCATCGGTGCGCTTATCGGTCATTTCCTGCTCAAGCCGATAAACAGCAGGTAG
- the acs gene encoding acetate--CoA ligase has protein sequence MAESFDVKLESKTYVPDPSYKEASNIGDYNEAYNRYLKDPDAFWEKIAEELTWFKPWDKLKEWSHPYAKWFVNGKTNITYNCLDRHVNSERKNKVALIWRGEEEGQERILTYRQLHREVQKCANALKSLGVGKGDTVCIYMPLVPEQIVSILACARIGAVHSIVFGGFGAAALNTRIRDAAAKVVITSDVGYRRGKRVPLKSIVGDAVVNAPSVEKIVVLRREKPQVELVSEMEIDYHELIESADKICEPEVMDAEDPLYILYTSGTTGQPKGIVHTTGGYMVGTYYTTKYVFDMKENDVHWCTADPGWVTGHSYIVYGPLAVGATIMITETVPDYPDPSNWWKIIEDFGVTIFYTAPTAIRMFMKFGEEWPNKANLDSLRIIGSVGEPLNPEAFEWYHRVIGKSQCPILDTWWQTETGMHMITTMVGEPMKPGFAGRPIPGVQADVVDKEGNPVPPNVGGLLVLKEPWPSMMRTVHNNDERYRQYWETIPPYYTAGDLAVKDKDGYIMVLGRADDIIIVAGHNIGTAEVESALVSHEAVAEAAVIGKPDTMKGQAVKAFVILRLGHEPSEKLRNELIYHVRMSIGPIAMPSEIDFVPSLPKTRSGKIMRRVLKAQEMGIDPGDISTLEE, from the coding sequence ATGGCAGAATCTTTCGATGTGAAACTCGAATCAAAGACCTATGTGCCCGATCCTTCGTACAAGGAGGCATCGAACATCGGTGATTATAACGAGGCATACAACCGCTATCTCAAAGACCCGGATGCATTCTGGGAGAAGATTGCAGAAGAGCTCACCTGGTTCAAACCATGGGACAAGCTGAAAGAGTGGAGCCACCCGTATGCGAAATGGTTTGTCAACGGCAAAACCAACATCACCTACAACTGCCTCGACCGGCATGTCAACAGCGAGCGGAAGAACAAAGTTGCCCTGATCTGGCGTGGAGAAGAGGAAGGGCAGGAGCGGATACTCACCTACCGGCAGCTGCACCGCGAAGTCCAGAAATGTGCCAATGCATTAAAGAGCCTTGGTGTCGGCAAAGGGGATACGGTCTGTATCTACATGCCGCTTGTTCCCGAGCAGATCGTCTCAATCCTGGCCTGTGCCAGAATAGGGGCAGTCCATAGCATCGTCTTTGGAGGGTTCGGCGCAGCAGCATTAAATACCCGCATACGCGATGCGGCCGCAAAAGTCGTTATCACCAGCGATGTCGGATACCGCCGTGGAAAAAGGGTCCCCCTCAAATCGATCGTCGGCGATGCAGTCGTCAATGCCCCGAGTGTGGAGAAGATCGTGGTGTTACGGCGTGAGAAGCCCCAGGTTGAACTTGTCTCGGAGATGGAGATCGACTACCATGAACTCATCGAATCCGCTGACAAGATCTGCGAACCTGAGGTGATGGATGCTGAGGATCCGCTCTATATCCTCTATACATCCGGAACGACCGGCCAGCCAAAAGGTATCGTCCACACCACAGGAGGGTACATGGTAGGGACATACTATACCACAAAGTATGTCTTCGACATGAAGGAGAACGATGTTCACTGGTGTACTGCTGATCCGGGTTGGGTCACCGGCCACAGCTATATCGTCTACGGGCCGCTTGCGGTGGGGGCAACCATCATGATCACCGAGACTGTCCCCGACTATCCGGATCCAAGCAACTGGTGGAAGATCATCGAAGACTTTGGTGTCACTATCTTCTACACCGCACCAACTGCGATCAGGATGTTCATGAAGTTCGGTGAGGAGTGGCCAAACAAGGCGAACCTGGACTCGCTTCGGATCATCGGATCGGTCGGAGAGCCCCTCAACCCCGAGGCGTTTGAGTGGTATCACCGGGTGATCGGAAAGTCGCAATGTCCAATCCTGGATACGTGGTGGCAGACCGAGACGGGGATGCACATGATCACAACGATGGTTGGTGAGCCGATGAAGCCCGGCTTTGCGGGTCGTCCGATCCCCGGCGTCCAGGCAGATGTCGTCGACAAGGAAGGGAACCCGGTACCGCCAAATGTCGGCGGACTCCTGGTCCTCAAAGAGCCCTGGCCATCGATGATGAGGACGGTTCATAACAATGACGAGCGGTACCGCCAGTACTGGGAGACGATCCCCCCATACTACACCGCAGGCGATCTCGCTGTCAAGGACAAAGACGGGTATATCATGGTACTTGGGCGTGCCGATGATATCATCATCGTCGCCGGCCACAACATCGGAACCGCCGAGGTTGAGAGTGCCCTCGTCTCCCACGAAGCGGTCGCAGAGGCGGCTGTCATCGGTAAACCCGATACGATGAAAGGGCAGGCGGTCAAGGCCTTCGTCATCCTCAGGCTTGGTCATGAGCCGAGTGAGAAGCTCAGGAACGAGCTGATCTACCATGTCAGGATGAGTATCGGCCCAATTGCAATGCCGTCTGAGATCGATTTCGTCCCCTCCCTGCCAAAGACGAGGAGCGGAAAGATCATGCGGCGTGTCCTGAAGGCTCAGGAGATGGGAATCGATCCAGGTGACATATCGACACTGGAAGAGTAA
- a CDS encoding PAS domain-containing protein: MIQIKELLKRYPRGMSITEISSALHLHRNTAAKYLDILKLKGDVDRKQIGTAKNYFLVQRVPVSSLISYWPAPVIITDARLHAVMVTEGVLHLLGCSLDVIYGEVIEEIPISLFNNPEITRICHDAVQGISGSLPVRTVIRKRELVLRIVGIPVVFDTGRDGAALAFYDETGEYHARTEQERYKKQYEALTRGQTEFVLHLSPDMAVTYLNTPFSIRAGRSEDQIHGMAFRSFFPATAHDMIASLPGGITITSPSAEATLPVIRTDGTLGREQWSIHGIFDDQGRVIIYHAVGRDITELITCREKLDQYHRNLEELIEERTRSMQEANRMLMATIREKEDLERDLLFIEYAFDHASDSILLFNEEGRIIRANQTASILLGYSQEELTGLYVYEINPSISKKRWGEMWSAGYPGRRERIESIHRRRNGEIFPVDVARTFVRFLDKMYFCSIARPIEAGHREEIH, translated from the coding sequence ATGATTCAGATAAAGGAGCTTCTCAAACGCTATCCAAGAGGGATGAGTATCACGGAGATATCATCTGCACTGCATCTCCATCGGAATACCGCTGCGAAGTACCTGGATATTCTCAAACTCAAAGGTGATGTGGATCGAAAGCAGATCGGAACGGCAAAGAATTATTTCCTCGTTCAACGGGTGCCTGTCTCCTCCCTGATCAGCTACTGGCCAGCCCCTGTCATCATCACCGACGCCCGGCTCCATGCCGTCATGGTGACCGAAGGTGTTCTTCACCTTCTTGGCTGTTCTCTTGATGTCATTTATGGAGAAGTGATCGAGGAAATTCCAATCTCACTCTTCAATAACCCGGAGATCACCCGTATCTGCCATGACGCGGTCCAGGGCATATCCGGGTCGCTCCCGGTCAGGACGGTGATCAGAAAGCGGGAACTCGTCCTCCGAATCGTCGGGATACCTGTCGTCTTTGATACCGGACGGGACGGGGCGGCACTCGCCTTCTATGATGAAACAGGTGAGTACCATGCCAGGACGGAACAGGAGCGATACAAAAAGCAGTACGAGGCTCTGACAAGAGGACAGACCGAATTTGTTCTTCATCTCAGTCCTGATATGGCGGTGACATACCTCAATACTCCGTTCTCCATCCGTGCAGGGCGAAGTGAGGATCAGATACATGGAATGGCTTTCCGGTCATTCTTCCCTGCGACTGCCCATGACATGATCGCCTCACTTCCCGGAGGTATTACCATCACCTCGCCCTCTGCAGAAGCAACTCTCCCGGTGATCAGGACTGATGGAACTCTTGGGAGGGAGCAGTGGAGTATCCACGGTATCTTCGATGATCAGGGGAGGGTGATTATCTACCATGCAGTCGGGCGTGATATCACCGAGCTCATCACCTGCCGCGAGAAGCTCGACCAGTACCACAGGAATCTTGAAGAGCTCATCGAAGAGCGGACCCGATCGATGCAGGAGGCGAACCGGATGCTGATGGCGACGATCCGGGAGAAAGAGGATCTCGAGCGGGATCTCCTTTTCATTGAGTATGCCTTTGATCATGCCTCCGACTCGATCCTTCTCTTTAATGAGGAGGGGAGGATCATCCGGGCAAACCAGACGGCCTCTATCCTCCTTGGGTATTCCCAGGAGGAACTGACAGGGTTGTATGTCTATGAGATCAATCCCTCAATCTCAAAGAAGCGATGGGGGGAGATGTGGTCTGCCGGATACCCTGGGAGAAGGGAGAGGATTGAATCGATCCATCGACGGCGCAATGGGGAGATATTCCCGGTGGATGTTGCCCGGACATTTGTTCGTTTCCTCGACAAAATGTACTTCTGTTCAATCGCACGGCCAATAGAGGCTGGTCACAGAGAAGAAATACATTAA
- a CDS encoding universal stress protein, with protein sequence MFEKTLIPVSYGERPEEIKKIGKILKNLGSNSICLFHVTEAGSFFRGSDISWLMILKEALEELGLDVEVKMGADHIASSIAEAALHEGADEIYMKTKRRWQIGTMLLGSISRDLLRLSDIPVFVHKVRPRLPGDEAVITREDLIILYATDFGEASTRPIPYLMEFQGGWCHILHVRGRMADPFAEEIEKRRLHEKLTAVEEELRPYYGRVTSEEVIGDPSSEVLRVSDQISADVIVLGRKKPAFFSAPMGETAERIVTSSRASIFLVP encoded by the coding sequence ATGTTTGAAAAAACACTGATTCCGGTCTCATATGGGGAGAGACCAGAGGAAATAAAAAAAATCGGAAAGATCCTGAAGAACCTTGGGTCCAACTCCATCTGCCTCTTCCATGTCACTGAGGCGGGCTCATTCTTCCGGGGATCTGATATCTCCTGGCTGATGATCCTCAAAGAGGCACTGGAGGAGCTCGGTCTTGATGTGGAGGTGAAGATGGGGGCCGATCATATCGCCTCTTCCATTGCTGAAGCGGCACTGCATGAGGGTGCTGATGAGATCTATATGAAGACGAAACGGCGCTGGCAGATCGGGACGATGCTCCTTGGCAGCATATCAAGGGATCTCCTCCGCCTCTCAGATATTCCGGTCTTTGTCCATAAGGTGAGACCCCGCCTTCCTGGTGATGAGGCGGTGATCACACGGGAAGATCTGATCATCCTGTATGCAACCGACTTCGGTGAGGCATCCACCCGTCCAATCCCGTATCTGATGGAGTTTCAAGGGGGGTGGTGCCATATCCTGCATGTGAGGGGGAGGATGGCGGATCCCTTTGCCGAGGAGATAGAAAAGAGACGTCTGCATGAGAAGCTTACTGCAGTTGAAGAGGAGCTTCGCCCCTACTATGGCCGCGTCACCTCAGAAGAGGTGATTGGTGATCCGTCATCTGAAGTGCTGCGGGTCTCAGACCAGATCAGTGCCGATGTGATCGTCCTTGGGAGAAAGAAGCCCGCCTTCTTCTCTGCACCAATGGGCGAGACCGCAGAGAGGATCGTCACCTCATCCAGGGCATCGATCTTCCTTGTACCATAA
- a CDS encoding BCCT family transporter: protein MWIDYMKRESVFLLSSGIILFFIAVGIITPDLLESVSQSIHAGILDYFSWLYLISAFFFLIFVLGIALSQYGTIKLGYDAERPQYSFFGWIAMLFAAGMGIGLIFWGVSEPLLHFLMPPPFLTSSSPEAASFAMRYVFFHWGIHPWAIYTIVSLSIAYFSFRRGMPALISSCFYPVLGERIYGMPGKLVDVLAVFATVFGTATSLGFGALQIHAGFTHLYGLSSAISVTIGIIVIATALFMASAILGVEKGVQILSKINIIIATILLLFILSLGSTPYILNIFTSTLGGYINNVIDLSLQSYPFAGYEWSRDWTVFYWAWWISWSPFVGLFIARISRGRTIREFVLTVLSVPTLFTFIWFSVFGGSALYLELEQGVDLARVAGEDVSLALFVFLEQYPVSGLLSLIVILLLIVFFVTSADSATVVLGSLTSGGSMIVPMYKKVIWGLSLSTVAIVLLLTGGLDALQMMAITAAFPFMIVMIILCYTLWIGLSQEKDRVEK, encoded by the coding sequence ATGTGGATTGATTATATGAAAAGAGAGTCCGTTTTCCTTCTCTCATCCGGGATTATCCTCTTCTTCATCGCGGTCGGGATCATCACCCCCGATCTGCTCGAATCGGTATCGCAATCTATCCATGCCGGAATTCTTGATTATTTCAGCTGGCTGTATCTCATATCTGCGTTCTTCTTTCTTATCTTCGTACTGGGAATTGCTCTTTCACAGTATGGAACGATCAAGCTTGGGTATGATGCAGAGAGGCCTCAATACAGCTTCTTTGGATGGATTGCGATGCTTTTTGCAGCAGGAATGGGTATTGGACTCATATTCTGGGGTGTCTCTGAGCCGCTGCTCCATTTCCTCATGCCACCGCCCTTCCTGACCTCCTCAAGCCCGGAAGCAGCATCATTTGCGATGCGGTATGTCTTCTTTCACTGGGGCATTCATCCGTGGGCTATCTACACCATCGTGTCCCTCTCGATTGCCTACTTCTCGTTCCGGCGGGGAATGCCTGCGCTGATCAGCTCATGTTTTTACCCTGTACTTGGGGAGAGAATTTACGGGATGCCCGGCAAGCTCGTTGATGTGCTGGCCGTCTTTGCAACGGTTTTTGGGACAGCGACCTCTCTTGGCTTTGGTGCCCTCCAGATTCATGCAGGGTTTACCCATCTCTATGGATTATCGTCTGCAATCTCGGTAACGATTGGGATCATCGTCATTGCCACTGCCCTCTTTATGGCATCTGCAATCCTTGGTGTCGAGAAGGGTGTTCAGATACTCTCCAAAATTAATATCATCATCGCGACAATCCTTCTTCTCTTCATCCTCTCGCTTGGGTCGACACCCTATATTCTCAATATCTTCACCTCCACCCTCGGAGGATATATCAATAATGTCATTGATCTCAGTCTCCAGTCCTATCCCTTTGCCGGGTATGAATGGAGCAGAGACTGGACGGTCTTCTACTGGGCATGGTGGATCTCCTGGTCGCCCTTCGTCGGACTCTTTATCGCCCGAATCTCCCGTGGCCGGACGATTCGTGAATTTGTCCTCACTGTCCTCTCTGTCCCGACCCTCTTCACCTTCATCTGGTTCTCTGTCTTTGGGGGGTCGGCGCTGTATCTTGAGCTGGAGCAGGGAGTCGATCTCGCACGCGTTGCCGGTGAGGATGTCTCGCTTGCTCTCTTTGTATTCCTTGAACAGTACCCGGTATCCGGACTTCTCTCCCTCATTGTGATCCTCCTCCTGATCGTCTTCTTCGTCACCTCGGCTGATTCGGCGACGGTGGTGCTCGGCTCCCTCACCTCAGGGGGGAGTATGATCGTTCCGATGTACAAAAAAGTGATCTGGGGCCTCTCTCTCTCAACGGTGGCGATTGTCCTGCTTCTGACCGGGGGGCTTGATGCCCTTCAGATGATGGCGATCACAGCGGCATTCCCGTTTATGATCGTGATGATCATCCTCTGTTATACACTCTGGATTGGCCTTTCGCAGGAGAAGGATCGGGTAGAGAAATGA